Proteins from a single region of Desulfolutivibrio sulfoxidireducens:
- a CDS encoding CBS domain-containing protein → MLRKRAFDVLRADVVAIGPGDTLAQATAKLFAGLAATPDMDAVVVTDDDGFVGVADAFDILAALAGCAVDDGLRLSLGASDFEAVFARECRACLERPAVDMLRAAAAEVPSVEPRDALALVVDAMREAGSRIAAVVDGGRFLGVVCARDVLAELARLAASAREE, encoded by the coding sequence ATGCTCAGGAAACGGGCGTTTGACGTGTTGCGGGCGGATGTCGTGGCCATCGGCCCCGGGGACACCCTGGCCCAGGCCACGGCCAAGCTTTTCGCCGGTCTGGCCGCAACGCCGGATATGGACGCGGTGGTGGTCACCGACGATGACGGATTCGTGGGCGTCGCCGACGCCTTCGACATCCTTGCGGCCCTGGCCGGGTGCGCCGTGGACGACGGGCTGCGCCTAAGTCTCGGGGCCTCGGACTTCGAGGCCGTGTTCGCCCGGGAATGCCGGGCCTGCCTGGAGCGACCGGCTGTGGACATGCTGCGGGCCGCCGCCGCCGAGGTCCCCTCGGTGGAGCCCCGGGACGCCCTGGCCCTGGTCGTGGACGCCATGCGCGAGGCCGGCTCCCGGATCGCGGCGGTGGTGGACGGCGGTCGGTTCCTGGGGGTGGTGTGCGCCCGGGACGTGCTGGCCGAACTGGCCCGGCTGGCCGCCTCGGCCCGGGAGGAGTAG
- the mraZ gene encoding division/cell wall cluster transcriptional repressor MraZ gives MFRGHSYRNLDPKGRLMLPPEFREEVLRHSPEGRLVLTRFDQCVCGYPIPAWEEVERSFAGINVLEVKQRNLQRLLIAGAMEVVLDKQGRVLVPPHLRAYGGLDKDVVLAGMVTKFEIWDQSRFEQRLQATEENFDKDMAELAAAGFQLHL, from the coding sequence ATGTTTCGCGGGCACTCCTATAGAAACCTGGACCCCAAGGGCCGGCTCATGCTCCCCCCGGAATTTCGGGAGGAGGTCTTGCGCCACAGCCCCGAGGGCCGGCTCGTGCTCACCCGCTTCGACCAGTGCGTGTGCGGCTACCCCATCCCGGCCTGGGAGGAGGTGGAGCGCAGTTTCGCCGGGATCAACGTGCTCGAGGTCAAGCAGCGCAACCTGCAGCGGCTGCTCATCGCCGGGGCCATGGAGGTCGTCCTGGACAAACAGGGGCGCGTCCTGGTGCCGCCGCACCTGCGGGCCTATGGGGGGCTGGACAAGGACGTGGTGCTGGCCGGCATGGTGACCAAGTTCGAGATCTGGGATCAGTCCCGGTTCGAACAGCGGCTTCAGGCCACCGAGGAGAATTTCGACAAGGACATGGCCGAACTGGCCGCAGCCGGTTTTCAGTTGCACCTGTAG
- a CDS encoding penicillin-binding transpeptidase domain-containing protein has protein sequence MKGGTTKTTAERDRKRVRDWSRAKLTFVGVVFALVLVGLWLRAGYLQIVQGPDLARLALRQHMASESDRGERGQILDRNGRLLAKTVEFSAVSVRPKDIVDPDAAAAQLGGILRLKPVWIKKKLVSSKPYVYISRRVDDKASAQIRQAAIPGVTLEVEHGRSYPNRHLAGQVLGFVGMDDQGLEGLELSFDNHLAGRRAKYAVQRDASGRKLYFDAQGQELQDLRGRDLTLTIDAQIQFFAEEELAKAVTTNHGKAGTCLVIHVPTGDILAWANYPFFNPNAARSVSPKEGRNRSALDVVEPGSTMKPLVVAAALQEGVVKPDTSFFCENGKFKISNRIIKDTHSYGDLTVNKIVRWSSNIGAAKIGLQLGPKKLHAYFEKLGFGSPTGLPLSGEGKGLLRPKNAWSPLDTATASFGQGVAVTPIQLAQAFLTLANDGVRKPLRLILDPPRETSAQPPLKVFDAEVARTVQRMMREVVHEEKGTGRIAMIAGVDMGGKTGTAQKASPTGGYGDKYLASFVAFVPAEGPQYLVLVMVDEPEPSHYGGVVSAPAVREVTQKTLSYLGRMPETVQLAKGHEQLHAAPASTAVAMAPAAQAPPQKGDPTPGKLIDLGQAEIVPVVTGRAADSPDVPNFSGMPLRRAVEILIAKGIVPRLEGQGLVVSKQSPAPGSPWPGSENKQDFVLWLSRPS, from the coding sequence ATGAAAGGCGGCACGACCAAGACGACAGCCGAACGGGACCGGAAACGGGTCCGGGACTGGAGCCGAGCCAAGCTCACCTTCGTGGGCGTGGTCTTCGCCCTGGTTCTCGTCGGGCTGTGGCTTCGGGCCGGCTATCTCCAGATCGTGCAGGGGCCGGACCTGGCCCGGCTGGCCCTGCGCCAGCACATGGCCTCGGAGTCGGACCGGGGCGAACGCGGCCAGATCCTGGACCGCAACGGCCGGCTTCTGGCCAAGACCGTGGAATTTTCGGCCGTGAGCGTGCGCCCGAAAGACATCGTGGACCCGGACGCGGCCGCCGCCCAACTGGGAGGCATCTTGCGCCTCAAGCCGGTCTGGATCAAAAAAAAGCTCGTGTCCAGCAAGCCCTACGTCTACATCTCCCGCCGCGTCGACGACAAGGCCTCGGCCCAGATCCGGCAGGCGGCCATCCCGGGCGTCACCCTGGAGGTCGAGCACGGCCGCTCCTATCCCAACCGCCATCTGGCCGGACAGGTCCTGGGATTCGTGGGCATGGACGACCAGGGCCTGGAGGGACTGGAACTGTCCTTCGACAACCATCTGGCCGGACGCCGGGCCAAGTACGCCGTACAGCGCGACGCCTCGGGCCGCAAACTCTACTTCGACGCCCAGGGCCAGGAACTCCAGGACCTGCGCGGCCGCGACCTGACCTTGACCATCGACGCCCAGATCCAGTTCTTCGCCGAGGAGGAACTGGCCAAGGCCGTGACCACGAACCACGGCAAGGCCGGCACCTGCCTGGTGATCCACGTGCCCACGGGCGATATCCTGGCCTGGGCCAACTACCCCTTTTTCAATCCCAACGCGGCCCGCAGCGTCAGTCCCAAGGAGGGCCGCAACCGCTCCGCCCTGGATGTCGTGGAGCCCGGATCGACCATGAAGCCCCTGGTGGTCGCCGCGGCCCTGCAGGAGGGCGTGGTCAAGCCCGACACCTCCTTTTTCTGCGAAAACGGCAAGTTCAAGATCTCCAACCGGATCATCAAGGACACCCATTCCTACGGCGACCTCACCGTGAACAAGATCGTGCGCTGGTCGAGCAACATCGGCGCGGCCAAGATCGGCCTCCAACTCGGCCCCAAAAAGCTGCACGCCTATTTCGAGAAGCTCGGTTTCGGCAGCCCCACCGGCCTGCCCCTGTCGGGCGAGGGCAAGGGACTTTTGCGGCCGAAAAACGCCTGGAGCCCGCTGGATACGGCCACGGCCTCCTTCGGTCAGGGCGTGGCCGTCACCCCCATCCAACTGGCCCAGGCCTTTTTGACCCTGGCCAACGACGGGGTCCGAAAACCCCTTCGCCTTATCCTTGACCCGCCGCGGGAAACCTCGGCCCAGCCCCCGCTCAAGGTCTTCGACGCCGAGGTGGCCAGGACCGTGCAACGCATGATGCGCGAGGTCGTCCACGAGGAAAAGGGCACCGGACGCATAGCCATGATCGCGGGCGTGGACATGGGCGGCAAGACCGGCACGGCCCAGAAGGCCAGCCCCACGGGCGGATACGGCGACAAGTACCTGGCGTCCTTCGTGGCCTTCGTTCCGGCCGAGGGGCCCCAGTACCTGGTCCTGGTCATGGTTGACGAGCCAGAACCCAGCCACTATGGCGGCGTGGTCTCGGCCCCGGCCGTGCGCGAGGTCACCCAGAAGACCCTGTCCTACCTCGGCCGCATGCCCGAGACCGTGCAATTGGCCAAGGGACACGAACAGCTCCATGCGGCGCCGGCCTCCACGGCCGTGGCCATGGCCCCGGCGGCCCAGGCCCCCCCGCAAAAAGGCGATCCCACCCCGGGAAAGCTCATCGACCTGGGCCAGGCCGAGATCGTGCCCGTCGTCACCGGCCGTGCGGCCGATTCCCCGGACGTGCCCAACTTTTCAGGCATGCCGCTGCGTCGGGCGGTGGAGATACTTATCGCCAAGGGCATCGTGCCCAGGCTCGAGGGGCAGGGGCTGGTGGTCTCCAAACAAAGTCCCGCGCCGGGTTCTCCCTGGCCGGGGAGCGAAAACAAACAGGATTTCGTCTTGTGGCTGTCCCGGCCATCCTGA
- a CDS encoding HD-GYP domain-containing protein produces the protein MSEELPQDLEEEYYQINRDILQSFNKFRPPLNIYRFREDVSRVLSYYRMGDRLSKEQTEELAEMVDQGVIFVSREDHSVYVKHISHQLDLVLLDKHLLEHEIADIFQIALTRRMQAFFEQPVKVVYDKVQEDIFTLTEYLWQDFSRIKALARRRHHAHSLANHSVNSGFMGLLLFMQRLPGDFNQEPKNRQTFDRTALGMFLHDMGMSKVPAFIRDKTKPLTPDERQKIQTHTLSGYEMIARLDIKYPEVENCVNHHHERVDGSGYPQRLSGPGISDVGLVCGVADSFCAMTSDRPYAKAMDPMAAAKALCDDARRYPSETTKHLLSHLVNEKR, from the coding sequence ATGAGCGAAGAGTTGCCGCAGGATCTCGAGGAAGAATATTATCAGATAAACCGGGATATTCTGCAAAGCTTCAACAAATTCCGGCCCCCGCTGAACATCTATCGGTTCCGAGAGGACGTGTCCCGGGTCCTCTCCTATTATAGGATGGGGGATCGGCTCTCCAAGGAACAGACCGAGGAACTGGCCGAAATGGTGGACCAGGGAGTCATCTTCGTCTCCCGGGAGGACCATTCGGTGTACGTCAAGCACATAAGCCACCAGTTGGATCTGGTGCTTCTGGACAAGCACCTGCTCGAGCACGAGATCGCCGACATCTTCCAGATCGCCCTGACCCGGCGGATGCAGGCCTTTTTCGAACAGCCGGTGAAGGTGGTCTACGACAAGGTCCAGGAGGACATCTTCACCCTGACCGAATACCTGTGGCAGGATTTCTCGCGCATCAAGGCCCTGGCCAGGCGGCGGCACCATGCCCACAGCCTTGCCAACCACTCGGTCAACAGCGGGTTTATGGGCCTTCTGCTCTTCATGCAACGCCTGCCCGGGGACTTCAACCAGGAGCCCAAAAACCGCCAGACCTTTGACCGCACAGCCCTGGGCATGTTTCTGCACGACATGGGCATGAGCAAGGTACCGGCCTTCATCAGGGACAAGACCAAACCCCTGACCCCGGACGAGCGCCAGAAAATCCAGACCCACACCCTGAGCGGCTACGAGATGATCGCCCGGCTGGACATCAAATACCCGGAGGTGGAGAACTGTGTGAACCACCACCACGAGCGCGTGGACGGCAGCGGGTATCCCCAGAGGCTTTCCGGACCGGGCATCTCGGACGTGGGGCTTGTCTGCGGCGTGGCCGACTCGTTTTGCGCCATGACCTCGGATCGCCCCTACGCCAAGGCCATGGACCCCATGGCCGCGGCCAAGGCCCTGTGCGACGACGCCCGGCGCTATCCCTCGGAGACGACCAAACACCTGCTCAGCCATCTGGTCAACGAAAAGCGGTAG
- a CDS encoding MFS transporter has product MPRHDSPPDSPPDRDVSGKTGRPGPAGTGSPLAVLLTVCIVQFMAPFMLTAVGVSLPSLGRELSASAMQLGLMEQLYVVSLAMTMLTFGRLGDIRGQRGVLLAGLAVFTALTLSLGFTQSVEMVMIQRFVQGLGAAMMLSGSLALVAAAYPPDRRARAIGIVSACTYAGLSVGPVAGGYVTGHFGWRGVFLMSAPLGLAATAMCLFFMRQGQKNASGEGLDWRGSLVYAASVGLFMTGAAHAGTHPAGYGMILAGLLGLVFFLRFEARIKSPLLDTTLLSRNRFFTLSCLAALGNYAATFGITFLMSLYLQYAKGLPPRTAGLVLLLQPLSQVLASLASGRLADRFEPARLATAGMLASSAGLFAAAATIGIDTPVWFLACLLALIGTGFGIFITPNSTAIMGSVSRRQFGVASGMVGTMRTLGMAVSMTSVTLIFSILMGDSAVSAATLPWFLTSMRVGLSVFAVFSCLGVVLSFGRGRKADASPVR; this is encoded by the coding sequence ATGCCGCGCCACGATTCGCCCCCCGACTCCCCGCCCGATCGCGACGTCTCCGGGAAAACCGGCCGGCCCGGGCCGGCCGGGACCGGTTCGCCCCTGGCGGTCCTTTTGACCGTGTGCATCGTCCAGTTCATGGCCCCGTTCATGCTTACGGCCGTGGGCGTGTCCCTGCCGTCGCTTGGCCGGGAGCTTTCGGCCTCGGCCATGCAGCTTGGCCTGATGGAGCAACTCTACGTGGTGTCCCTGGCCATGACCATGCTCACCTTCGGCCGCCTGGGGGACATCCGGGGGCAGCGTGGGGTGCTTCTGGCCGGACTTGCCGTGTTCACCGCCCTGACCCTGTCTTTGGGCTTCACCCAAAGCGTGGAGATGGTCATGATCCAGCGCTTTGTTCAGGGGCTGGGCGCGGCCATGATGCTTTCGGGCAGCCTGGCCCTGGTGGCCGCGGCCTATCCCCCGGACAGGCGCGCCCGGGCCATCGGCATCGTGTCGGCCTGCACCTACGCCGGGCTTTCCGTGGGTCCGGTGGCCGGGGGCTATGTCACCGGGCATTTCGGCTGGCGCGGGGTGTTTCTCATGTCCGCCCCCTTGGGGCTTGCGGCCACGGCCATGTGCCTGTTTTTCATGCGCCAGGGGCAAAAAAACGCCTCGGGCGAAGGCCTGGACTGGCGGGGAAGCCTAGTCTACGCCGCAAGCGTGGGGCTTTTCATGACCGGGGCGGCCCATGCCGGCACGCACCCGGCCGGGTATGGAATGATCCTGGCCGGCCTGCTCGGGCTGGTCTTTTTCCTGCGTTTCGAGGCCCGGATCAAAAGCCCCCTCCTGGACACGACCCTTCTGTCCCGCAACCGGTTTTTCACCCTCAGCTGCCTGGCCGCCCTGGGGAACTACGCGGCCACCTTCGGCATCACCTTTCTCATGAGCCTGTACCTGCAATACGCCAAGGGCCTGCCGCCGCGCACCGCCGGATTGGTGCTGCTTCTGCAGCCGTTAAGCCAGGTGCTGGCCTCGCTGGCCTCCGGGAGGCTGGCGGACCGCTTCGAACCGGCCAGGCTGGCCACGGCGGGCATGCTGGCCAGTTCCGCCGGGCTTTTCGCGGCGGCCGCGACCATCGGAATTGATACCCCGGTATGGTTTCTGGCCTGCCTGCTGGCGCTTATCGGCACGGGATTCGGCATCTTCATCACCCCCAATTCCACGGCCATCATGGGCAGCGTGTCCCGACGCCAGTTCGGGGTGGCCTCAGGCATGGTGGGCACCATGCGCACCCTGGGCATGGCCGTGAGCATGACCTCGGTGACGCTCATCTTCTCGATCCTCATGGGCGACAGCGCGGTGTCGGCGGCCACCCTGCCCTGGTTTTTGACCAGCATGCGGGTGGGACTTTCGGTCTTCGCCGTTTTTTCCTGCCTGGGAGTT
- a CDS encoding HD domain-containing protein has protein sequence MVSVRKSLLQLVFAGSFMKRWNDKHRSMDLVEVDKQGHKMMVAWMLFVLNSGDLPPKARHALAGEIIEGGIFEYFYRLVITDIKPPVFYRIKANPAHYEKLTAWVLEQLEPRVRSLGEPFWDRLRGYLSVPEADTPARRILSAAHLYASSWEYNLIKAENPWDEELLDIESSFREGLSAFRDLAGVADLADGMFAGKRSAIGRFARLLGQLRFQTRWSQTPRIPETSVLGHMFIVACYAYFFSLAVDACPARAHNNFFAGLFHDLPELLTRDIISPVKQSVRHIGDMIKEYEDSELQQRVFGPLRQGGFPELADRLAYFLGMEVGSEFRESAVVDGKVIRLDPRSLDAEHNRDDHDPKDGYLLKVCDSLAAFIEAYTAMRNGITADHLQRAIYRIRADYAGAVVAGKVHVGALLADFD, from the coding sequence ATGGTCAGCGTGCGCAAGAGCCTTTTGCAACTCGTCTTCGCCGGATCGTTCATGAAGCGCTGGAACGACAAGCACCGGTCCATGGATCTGGTGGAAGTGGACAAGCAGGGCCACAAGATGATGGTGGCCTGGATGCTTTTTGTCCTCAATTCCGGGGACCTGCCCCCAAAGGCGCGCCACGCCCTGGCCGGGGAGATCATCGAGGGCGGCATCTTCGAATACTTCTACCGGCTGGTCATCACCGACATCAAGCCCCCGGTGTTCTACCGCATCAAGGCCAACCCGGCCCACTACGAAAAACTCACGGCCTGGGTCCTGGAACAACTCGAACCCCGGGTGCGCTCCCTGGGCGAACCCTTCTGGGACCGGCTGCGCGGCTACCTATCCGTGCCCGAGGCCGACACCCCGGCCCGGCGCATCTTAAGCGCCGCCCACCTCTATGCCAGCAGTTGGGAATACAACCTCATCAAGGCCGAAAATCCCTGGGACGAGGAACTTCTGGACATCGAGTCGTCGTTTCGCGAGGGCCTGTCGGCCTTCCGCGACCTGGCCGGCGTGGCCGACCTGGCCGACGGCATGTTCGCCGGCAAACGCTCGGCCATCGGCCGCTTCGCCCGGCTGCTCGGGCAGTTGCGCTTCCAGACCAGATGGTCCCAGACCCCGCGCATCCCCGAGACCTCGGTTCTGGGGCACATGTTCATCGTGGCCTGCTACGCCTATTTTTTCAGCCTGGCCGTGGACGCCTGCCCGGCCCGGGCCCACAACAACTTCTTCGCCGGGCTCTTCCACGACCTGCCCGAACTCCTGACCCGGGACATCATCTCCCCGGTCAAGCAGTCCGTGCGCCACATCGGGGACATGATCAAGGAATACGAGGACAGCGAACTCCAGCAGCGGGTGTTCGGTCCTCTGCGCCAGGGCGGCTTCCCGGAACTGGCCGACAGGCTGGCCTATTTTCTGGGTATGGAGGTGGGCTCGGAGTTTCGGGAATCGGCGGTGGTGGACGGCAAGGTGATCCGCCTCGATCCGCGAAGCCTGGACGCCGAGCACAACCGCGACGACCACGATCCCAAGGACGGCTACCTGCTCAAGGTCTGCGACAGCCTGGCCGCGTTCATCGAGGCCTATACGGCCATGCGCAACGGCATCACCGCCGACCATCTGCAGCGGGCCATCTATCGCATCCGGGCCGACTACGCCGGGGCCGTGGTGGCCGGGAAGGTGCACGTGGGCGCGCTTCTGGCCGATTTCGACTGA
- the rsmH gene encoding 16S rRNA (cytosine(1402)-N(4))-methyltransferase RsmH, whose product MDARHVPVLLAEVLKLLAVAPGERVLDATVGLGGHSGAILEATGGDIELLGLDRDPRALEIAAQGLAQWGERVRLAQSRFSRFPEVLAEVGWEGVDAVILDAGISSLQVDDPERGFSFLADGDLDMRMGGVAAGEAPAATLVNKAPFERLRDIIREYGEDPQAGRIARAIVAAREDRPITRTLELAAIVAAAYPAKWRATARQHPATRTFQALRMAVNAELAELEAFLERIPDYLRPGGRVGVIAFHSLEDRLVKWAFRREAAGCVCPRDQMVCVCGHVPRFRILTKKPVTPGPAEVAENPRSRSAKLRAAMRLGPDQAWGEQP is encoded by the coding sequence ATGGATGCCCGGCACGTTCCCGTTCTGCTGGCGGAGGTCCTTAAACTTTTGGCCGTGGCCCCGGGTGAACGGGTCCTGGACGCCACGGTGGGCCTTGGCGGGCACAGCGGGGCCATCCTGGAGGCCACGGGCGGCGATATCGAACTTTTGGGGCTGGACCGCGATCCGCGGGCCCTGGAGATCGCCGCACAGGGGCTTGCCCAGTGGGGAGAGCGGGTCAGGTTGGCCCAAAGTCGCTTCAGCCGCTTTCCCGAGGTCCTGGCCGAGGTCGGCTGGGAGGGTGTGGACGCGGTGATTTTGGATGCCGGGATATCGTCGCTTCAGGTCGACGACCCGGAGAGGGGTTTCAGTTTTCTGGCCGACGGGGATTTGGACATGCGCATGGGCGGCGTGGCCGCGGGGGAGGCCCCGGCCGCGACGTTGGTGAACAAGGCCCCGTTTGAGCGCCTGCGGGACATCATCCGCGAATACGGGGAGGACCCGCAGGCCGGGCGCATCGCCCGGGCCATCGTGGCTGCGCGCGAGGATCGGCCCATAACCAGGACCCTGGAACTGGCGGCCATCGTCGCGGCCGCCTATCCGGCAAAATGGCGGGCCACGGCCAGGCAGCACCCGGCCACGCGCACCTTTCAGGCCCTGCGCATGGCCGTCAACGCCGAGCTTGCGGAGTTGGAGGCGTTTCTTGAACGCATTCCGGACTATCTGCGCCCCGGGGGGCGCGTGGGGGTGATCGCCTTCCACTCGTTGGAGGACCGCTTGGTCAAATGGGCCTTCCGGCGCGAGGCCGCCGGGTGCGTGTGCCCCAGGGACCAGATGGTGTGCGTGTGCGGCCATGTTCCCCGGTTTCGCATCCTGACCAAAAAACCGGTCACCCCGGGACCCGCCGAGGTGGCCGAAAATCCGCGTTCCCGGAGCGCCAAGCTGCGGGCCGCCATGCGCCTTGGTCCCGACCAGGCGTGGGGGGAACAGCCATGA